One stretch of Hevea brasiliensis isolate MT/VB/25A 57/8 chromosome 12, ASM3005281v1, whole genome shotgun sequence DNA includes these proteins:
- the LOC110671968 gene encoding cation/H(+) antiporter 15-like, with amino-acid sequence MSQSNNASVQSQEQLKINLGKELGFGASFVCEAVGHIHSRGLWIGDDPLSFSVPLLLLQLSLISIFTRSIYIFLKPFGQPSIVSQILGGVILGPSVLGYNLNFAEKVFPSKGRTTLETLSVFGFILFLFLIGVKTDPTVVLRSGKRSLAIGISAFCIPYALAALIRLVICNRLALNENTCMVLALVVKLQSLTAFPVIATFLAELKILNSEIGRLASSSSMICDLCFWVTMTLTYAADIAIAKSLKTSIGSFFSVVLHFSIIVFGIRPAALWLVRHTPEGKPVKEIYTFVVLIALMGCVFLGEVVGIDALISSFLVGLAIPDGPPLGAALVERLDCFVSVLLTPIFFTLCGLKTNVFTIQKWRNVGIIQLVVCVGFFGKLIGTMLPPLFCRMPFRDVLSLGLIMNSRGIVELILLNDWRTDNVLNDECFAIMIISVVVVTGVISPLVKSLYDPSRRFLAYKRRTIQHHPRNQELRILACIHSQENVQTIITLLDASNPSKEDPIALFVLHLIKLAGRASSLLIAHVERDKPSQNPTQSERIFNAFKKFEHENQGQVAVHCYKGISPRTTMHNDVCSLALEHRISFIIMPFHRQCINGKMVESFHVYRHLNKNVLDQAPCSVGILVDRGNPRNSPFWLAEASFYRVCVLFLGGADDREALAYAQRMLKHPRVLVSLLHFKSSKLGTEAIEIVGGTARSKMLDAEILGKYRFNAQLNERAAYTEEEVADRKDVLAVIESMDNAYDLVMVGKRHGDSQLMTDLSKWNEDRELGLVGEVIAARDSKLGASVLVVQQQTRVWGLRDPEVNKTEMYRNIIQNQELQYAK; translated from the exons ATGTCACAATCAAACAATGCATCCGTGCAATCACAGGAACAATTAAAAATTAATCTTGGAAAGGAGCTTGGATTTGGTGCCTCATTTGTGTGCGAGGCTGTGGGTCATATTCATTCAAGGGGCTTATGGATTGGAGATGATCCTCTATCATTTTCTGTCCCTCTCTTGCTATTGCAGCTATCCCTCATTTCCATCTTTACACGTTCCATTTACATTTTTCTCAAGCCTTTTGGCCAGCCTTCTATTGTTTCTCAGATCCTT GGAGGTGTAATTCTTGGTCCATCGGTTCTTGGGTATAACTTGAACTTCGCAGAAAAAGTGTTCCCATCCAAGGGAAGAACTACGCTGGAGACGTTGTCCGTGTTTGGTTTCATACTATTTCTCTTCCTAATTGGGGTGAAGACAGATCCCACAGTGGTTTTGAGATCAGGTAAACGATCACTTGCAATAGGAATTTCAGCCTTCTGCATTCCCTATGCATTGGCCGCATTAATCAGATTAGTCATCTGCAATCGTCTCGCATTGAATGAAAACACCTGCATGGTTCTTGCTTTGGTAGTAAAACTGCAATCTTTGACAGCTTTTCCCGTAATTGCAACCTTTTTAGCTGAGCTAAAGATCCTCAATTCTGAGATTGGAAGACTTGCTAGTTCTTCTTCAATGATATGCGATTTATGCTTTTGGGTCACAATGACACTGACTTATGCAGCAGATATAGCTATTGCAAAATCGTTAAAAACATCAATTGGTTCATTTTTTTCGGTTGTTCTCCATTTCAGTATTATAGTGTTTGGAATTCGTCCAGCAGCTTTGTGGTTAGTTCGTCATACTCCTGAAGGAAAACCTGTGAAAGAGATTTACACATTTGTAGTGCTTATAGCATTGATGGGTTGTGTATTCCTCGGTGAAGTAGTTGGTATAGATGCTCTAATCTCATCTTTCCTTGTAGGTTTGGCGATACCAGATGGGCCACCATTAGGAGCTGCCTTAGTAGAGAGGCTTGATTGTTTTGTATCAGTATTGCTAACGCCCATCTTTTTCACACTATGTGGATTAAAGACAAATGTTTTTACCATTCAAAAATGGAGGAACGTTGGCATAATTCAACTGGTTGTGTGTGTTGGTTTTTTTGGAAAACTTATAGGGACAATGCTACCTCCACTCTTTTGTAGAATGCCATTCAGAGACGTTCTCTCTCTTGGCCTAATCATGAATTCCAGAGGCATTGTTGAACTTATTTTACTCAATGACTGGAGGACTGACAAT GTGTTGAACGATGAATGCTTCGCCATTATGATCATCTCTGTGGTGGTTGTAACAGGAGTAATCTCACCCCTTGTGAAATCACTGTATGATCCTTCAAGGAGGTTCCTAGCCTACAAGAGGAGAACAATACAACACCATCCACGGAATCAAGAATTACGAATACTTGCTTGCATCCATAGTCAAGAAAATGTGCAGACAATAATCACGCTCCTAGATGCTTCAAACCCTAGTAAAGAGGATCCTATTGCTTTGTTTGTCCTCCACTTAATTAAGCTTGCTGGACGTGCTTCTTCCTTGCTGATTGCCCACGTGGAACGTGACAAACCTTCTCAAAATCCTACCCAATCGGAACGAATCTTCAATGCATTTAAAAAATTTGAACATGAAAACCAGGGACAGGTTGCTGTGCATTGCTACAAAGGCATTTCACCTCGTACTACCATGCACAATGATGTGTGCTCACTTGCTTTAGAACACAGGATATCTTTTATAATTATGCCTTTTCACAGGCAATGCATAAATGGGAAAATGGTAGAGTCATTTCATGTATATAGGCACCTGAACAAGAATGTGCTTGACCAAGCACCATGCTCTGTTGGGATCCTTGTCGACCGTGGGAACCCTAGGAATTCTCCATTTTGGCTAGCAGAGGCATCTTTTTATCGGGTTTGTGTGCTTTTTTTGGGGGGTGCTGATGATAGAGAAGCACTAGCATATGCTCAACGTATGTTGAAGCATCCCCGTGTGTTAGTCAGTCTTTTACATTTCAAATCTTCAAAATTAGGGACTGAGGCTATAGAAATTGTAGGGGGCACAGCAAGAAGCAAAATGCTTGATGCTGAAATCTTGGGAAAATATAGGTTCAATGCCCAGCTTAATGAGCGTGCCGCTTACACGGAGGAGGAGGTGGCCGACCGTAAAGATGTTCTCGCTGTGATTGAATCAATGGACAATGCTTATGACCTTGTTATGGTTGGGAAGCGACATGGAGACTCACAGTTGATGACTGATCTTAGTAAATGGAATGAGGATAGAGAGTTAGGCCTGGTAGGAGAGGTAATTGCAGCGAGAGATTCTAAACTTGGGGCTTCTGTTTTGGTGGTGCAACAACAGACCAGAGTATGGGGCTTGCGCGATCCTGAGGTGAACAAAACTGAGATGTACAGGAATATAATTCAGAATCAAGAGTTACAATATGCTAAGTAG